Proteins from one Ornithobacterium rhinotracheale genomic window:
- a CDS encoding class I SAM-dependent methyltransferase — protein MKHLLGVAIKDYFENNLKSKVFSQTNLSEDEEFPVDYFFRKIEEMPALEQAALELAYGKVLDVGCGAGAHSMYLQNVPSVERVDAIDVSEEAISVCQARGIANAKVQDVMSCQGKYDTILLLMNGTGICGKLSNLQHFLKHLKTLLAPNGQILVDSSDLIYLFEKENGEFVVPKSEKYYGEVEFTVKYNGETERLDWLYLSYDKLEQAAKKAKLQCEKIADGSHFDYLARLY, from the coding sequence ATGAAACATCTTTTGGGCGTTGCAATCAAAGATTATTTTGAAAATAATTTGAAATCTAAGGTATTTTCTCAAACAAATTTGAGCGAAGATGAAGAATTTCCTGTGGATTATTTTTTTAGAAAAATAGAAGAAATGCCTGCTTTAGAACAAGCCGCGCTGGAATTGGCATATGGTAAAGTGCTCGATGTGGGGTGCGGTGCGGGGGCACATTCTATGTATTTGCAAAATGTTCCGAGTGTGGAGCGTGTCGATGCGATTGATGTTTCTGAAGAAGCGATCTCGGTGTGCCAAGCGCGTGGCATTGCAAATGCCAAGGTGCAAGATGTGATGTCGTGCCAAGGGAAATACGATACGATTTTGTTGCTGATGAATGGCACGGGCATTTGTGGAAAATTATCGAATTTGCAACATTTTTTAAAACATTTAAAAACCCTTTTAGCGCCGAACGGACAAATTTTGGTCGACTCGTCGGACTTGATTTATTTATTTGAAAAAGAAAATGGAGAATTTGTTGTGCCCAAAAGCGAAAAATACTACGGTGAAGTGGAATTTACTGTAAAATATAATGGCGAGACCGAGCGTTTAGACTGGTTGTATCTTTCGTATGATAAATTAGAACAAGCCGCAAAAAAAGCCAAACTGCAATGTGAAAAAATCGCAGATGGCTCTCATTTTGATTATTTGGCTCGTTTGTACTAA
- a CDS encoding DUF5103 domain-containing protein yields MTYIRSFFLIICFLAKSILCIAQFKTIQLFNPQTNDHTPVIKMGENLIFSFDELNKNYQNYDYKIVRYDRNWQPSSAFVSEFLNGSERNRIQNYKNSFNTRVNYTHYEVKIPNNDFSFTLSGNYGIQVLKSGSDEVLIEKRFYLVQPLADVGVSVERINSDAVNNQRVAVVVNSPSIDFIQSNDYDLVIMQNNNAHVSKTLDNPTFTQSHQLIYKSFDTNFAGGAEFEYFDTKNIDIAGMTTQNILRDNIYNVFLYRVSYPENGVYEDQPDLDGDFYIRNMNATPQNSAFEADYAEIHFFLEDFEPKGEENVCVVGAFNNFSCTDDSVLRFNSEFDVWETKILLKQGYYNYSFATKNQDQVMDFSSVTGSHWQTENKYGALLYLKPWGQRYDLLVGYGEGFSKPPYR; encoded by the coding sequence ATGACATATATCAGAAGCTTTTTTCTAATCATTTGTTTTTTAGCGAAATCCATTTTATGCATCGCACAATTTAAAACCATTCAGCTATTTAATCCACAAACAAATGACCATACGCCCGTAATAAAAATGGGCGAAAATCTGATTTTTTCTTTCGACGAATTGAACAAAAATTATCAAAATTACGATTACAAAATCGTTCGCTATGACAGAAATTGGCAACCGAGCTCCGCTTTTGTGTCAGAATTTTTAAATGGTTCGGAACGAAACAGAATTCAAAACTATAAAAATTCATTCAACACGCGTGTGAATTACACCCATTACGAAGTAAAAATACCCAATAATGATTTTTCTTTCACGCTCTCAGGAAATTACGGAATTCAGGTTTTGAAATCTGGCAGCGACGAAGTTTTGATAGAAAAGCGTTTTTATCTTGTTCAGCCCTTGGCTGATGTAGGGGTTTCGGTAGAACGAATCAATAGCGACGCCGTAAACAATCAACGCGTTGCCGTAGTGGTCAATAGCCCTTCGATTGATTTTATTCAATCAAACGATTACGATTTAGTCATCATGCAAAACAACAACGCACATGTTTCTAAAACATTGGACAATCCTACTTTTACTCAATCGCATCAATTAATTTATAAATCATTTGACACCAATTTTGCGGGCGGTGCTGAATTTGAATATTTCGACACTAAAAATATCGATATTGCGGGGATGACTACGCAAAATATTTTGCGAGATAATATATATAATGTATTCCTTTACCGAGTTTCGTATCCAGAAAACGGCGTGTACGAAGATCAGCCAGATTTAGACGGCGATTTTTACATCAGAAATATGAATGCAACGCCACAGAATTCAGCGTTTGAGGCAGATTATGCCGAAATCCATTTTTTCCTTGAAGATTTTGAACCAAAGGGAGAAGAAAATGTGTGTGTAGTTGGGGCTTTTAATAATTTCTCGTGCACCGATGATTCGGTATTGCGTTTCAATTCTGAATTTGATGTGTGGGAAACCAAAATTTTGCTTAAACAAGGTTATTACAATTATAGTTTTGCCACCAAAAACCAAGACCAAGTCATGGATTTCTCGAGCGTGACGGGTTCTCACTGGCAGACCGAAAACAAATACGGTGCACTACTCTATCTCAAACCTTGGGGACAACGCTATGATTTGCTCGTGGGCTATGGCGAAGGTTTTTCAAAACCGCCTTATAGATAA
- a CDS encoding Na(+)-translocating NADH-quinone reductase subunit A, with the protein MSKDIRISKGLDIKLVGEADKIVSEAAESKEYAIVPDDFHGIIPRLMKREGDQVKAGEAVFHSKLNDKILFPSPVSGTVKEVRRGEKRKILAIIVAPDGANSSLEFTPLDLSKATAEEVKQRLLEGGCWPFVKQRPYDVIANPDDTPKAIFISGYNSAPLAPDADYLVHGKEKELQAAVDALGKLTSGKIHLTIGKDSGASVFTKLNGVELHKAYGPHPVGNVSTQIAKVDPINKGERVWVIKPEDLVVIGEFLLTGKLNLTKLIAVNGGQVENPKYVRTKAGSKLEDVLAQVTIKGDNNRIIKGNPICGEKAEAQDYVGAYTNQVVILEEGNDYDFFGWALPRANKFSTLRANMFSFLSPNKKYNLTTNTNGEQRAFVLTGEYEKVFPLDIYPMQLLKSCLYKDLDEMEALGIYEVAPEDFALTEFVCVSKIPHQQIIREGLDVMNKEVG; encoded by the coding sequence ATGTCCAAAGACATACGCATTAGTAAAGGTTTAGATATTAAGCTTGTGGGCGAAGCCGACAAGATTGTATCGGAAGCAGCCGAATCGAAAGAGTATGCCATTGTACCTGATGATTTTCACGGGATTATTCCACGCTTGATGAAGCGCGAAGGAGATCAAGTGAAGGCTGGAGAAGCAGTTTTTCATTCAAAATTGAATGATAAAATTTTATTTCCATCGCCCGTAAGTGGTACAGTAAAAGAAGTGAGAAGAGGCGAAAAAAGAAAAATTTTGGCTATTATCGTTGCACCAGATGGGGCAAATAGTAGTTTGGAATTTACTCCGCTAGATTTGAGCAAGGCTACCGCAGAGGAAGTGAAACAACGATTGCTAGAAGGTGGTTGTTGGCCATTTGTAAAACAGCGTCCGTACGATGTGATTGCAAATCCAGACGATACGCCAAAAGCGATTTTTATCTCGGGGTACAACTCGGCACCCTTGGCTCCAGATGCAGATTATCTAGTGCATGGTAAGGAGAAAGAATTGCAAGCTGCCGTCGATGCACTTGGAAAATTAACTTCGGGTAAAATTCATTTAACCATTGGGAAAGATAGTGGCGCATCGGTGTTCACTAAATTAAATGGGGTTGAACTGCATAAAGCTTATGGGCCGCACCCGGTAGGGAATGTTTCTACACAAATTGCCAAAGTTGATCCTATTAATAAAGGTGAAAGAGTTTGGGTGATTAAACCTGAAGATTTAGTAGTGATAGGAGAATTCTTATTGACAGGGAAATTGAACCTTACTAAATTGATCGCCGTAAATGGTGGACAGGTAGAAAATCCTAAATATGTGAGAACCAAAGCAGGCTCTAAATTAGAAGATGTTTTAGCACAAGTTACCATTAAAGGAGATAATAATAGAATTATCAAAGGAAATCCTATTTGTGGTGAAAAAGCTGAGGCGCAAGATTATGTAGGGGCTTATACCAATCAAGTGGTGATTTTGGAAGAAGGGAACGATTATGATTTCTTCGGATGGGCATTGCCACGCGCCAATAAGTTTAGTACGCTTAGAGCTAATATGTTCTCGTTCTTATCACCAAATAAGAAATATAATTTAACCACGAATACCAACGGAGAACAAAGAGCTTTTGTACTTACAGGTGAGTATGAAAAAGTATTTCCACTAGACATTTATCCTATGCAATTGCTTAAATCTTGTTTGTACAAAGATTTAGACGAGATGGAAGCTTTAGGAATTTATGAAGTTGCACCAGAAGATTTTGCACTTACAGAATTTGTTTGTGTTTCAAAAATCCCACATCAGCAAATCATAAGAGAAGGTTTAGATGTAATGAATAAAGAAGTTGGCTAA
- a CDS encoding NADH:ubiquinone reductase (Na(+)-transporting) subunit B, with translation MALKQNLHKLKQKYAGTSMGTVFGAFHTFLYTPDEVSASKGSQIHDAADLKRVMNTVIIALIPCLLFALWNAGYQHFLHDAEWSKTNGVAPSFLQSFSDGLAWDYIWIGIKKIIPLVIVSYVVGLGIEFLFAAIKKHEVEEGYLVTGILVPLIVPIDIPLWMLAVAVAFGVVIGKEVFGGTGMNILNPALTIRAFLFFAYPTWMSGDKVWVAGAVDRMKEISGGAQVDAISGETILGHLAQNTPAGYSVSDMFFGFIPGSVGETSTFLILLGALYLIYSGIGSWKIILSTFVGGAVMGLIFNGVVDAGWISEYSKFYGLMSFPWWQQLIIGGFAFGAVFMATDPVTAAQTEKGKYIYGFLVGFLAIMIRCFNPAYPEGVMLAILLMNVFAPTIDYYVIQGNISKRKKRLKLKTA, from the coding sequence ATGGCTTTAAAACAGAATTTACATAAATTAAAACAAAAGTACGCTGGAACTAGCATGGGTACTGTATTTGGAGCGTTCCATACCTTCCTATACACTCCAGATGAAGTTTCTGCGTCAAAAGGATCGCAAATTCACGATGCTGCCGACCTTAAAAGAGTCATGAACACGGTAATCATCGCATTGATTCCTTGTTTACTTTTTGCACTTTGGAATGCAGGTTATCAGCACTTTTTGCACGACGCTGAATGGTCTAAAACCAACGGCGTTGCTCCAAGTTTTTTACAATCATTTAGCGATGGTTTAGCTTGGGATTATATTTGGATTGGAATTAAGAAAATTATTCCATTAGTAATTGTATCTTATGTAGTAGGTTTAGGAATCGAGTTCTTATTTGCTGCAATTAAGAAACACGAAGTAGAAGAAGGTTACCTTGTAACTGGTATTTTGGTTCCACTTATCGTACCGATTGATATTCCACTTTGGATGCTTGCCGTAGCTGTAGCATTTGGGGTTGTAATAGGTAAAGAAGTATTTGGTGGTACTGGTATGAACATCTTGAACCCTGCACTTACTATTAGAGCATTCTTGTTCTTTGCTTATCCTACTTGGATGAGTGGTGATAAAGTTTGGGTAGCTGGTGCGGTAGACCGTATGAAAGAAATTTCTGGTGGTGCACAAGTAGATGCTATTTCAGGTGAAACTATTTTGGGACACTTAGCTCAAAACACACCAGCAGGATATAGCGTATCGGATATGTTCTTTGGTTTCATTCCAGGTTCTGTGGGAGAAACTTCTACATTTCTTATTTTATTAGGAGCACTTTACTTGATTTATTCAGGTATTGGAAGCTGGAAAATCATTCTTTCTACCTTCGTAGGTGGTGCTGTAATGGGACTTATCTTCAATGGTGTAGTAGATGCAGGATGGATTTCAGAATATAGCAAGTTTTATGGTTTGATGAGTTTCCCTTGGTGGCAACAATTAATCATCGGCGGTTTTGCGTTTGGAGCTGTATTTATGGCAACAGATCCTGTAACAGCTGCACAAACCGAGAAAGGAAAATACATTTATGGTTTCTTGGTAGGGTTTTTGGCCATTATGATTAGATGCTTCAACCCTGCGTATCCAGAAGGTGTGATGCTTGCCATCTTACTTATGAATGTATTTGCTCCAACCATTGATTACTATGTAATTCAAGGTAACATCAGCAAAAGAAAAAAACGTTTAAAACTTAAAACTGCATAA
- a CDS encoding Na(+)-translocating NADH-quinone reductase subunit C encodes MAKRTDSNAYTIIFAIVMVVVVGALLAFVASSLKGRIKANQTLEKEQNILYAMGENNDENPYSGAGSVNFIPTDKVEQEFNKYIVKQYVLQNGKFTEDSKAYLIDLKKELAKKNKEEVRLPLFIGEKEGEKFYILPMRGKGLWDAIWGYIALKQDLTVQGVYFDHAGETPGLGANIKERFFMDDFHGEHIYNDNHELKGITIQKGNMDPLNERKEDNKVDAIAGATITGNGVTAMLYSTLEMYSPYLLELANQN; translated from the coding sequence ATGGCAAAGAGAACAGACAGTAACGCTTATACTATAATATTTGCCATCGTAATGGTGGTTGTAGTGGGAGCTCTTTTGGCCTTTGTAGCATCATCGTTGAAAGGTAGAATTAAAGCAAATCAAACTTTAGAAAAAGAGCAAAACATACTTTATGCAATGGGAGAAAATAACGACGAGAATCCATATAGTGGAGCAGGTTCGGTAAATTTCATTCCTACAGATAAAGTAGAGCAAGAGTTTAATAAATACATCGTAAAACAATATGTTTTACAAAATGGAAAATTTACTGAAGACTCAAAAGCTTATCTAATCGATCTTAAAAAAGAATTAGCTAAGAAAAATAAAGAAGAAGTGAGATTACCCCTATTCATCGGAGAAAAAGAAGGAGAAAAATTTTACATTTTGCCTATGCGAGGCAAAGGCCTTTGGGACGCAATTTGGGGATATATCGCATTGAAACAAGATTTAACAGTGCAAGGTGTTTACTTTGACCACGCAGGCGAAACCCCTGGGCTTGGGGCAAATATCAAGGAAAGATTCTTTATGGATGATTTCCACGGAGAGCACATCTACAATGATAATCATGAGTTGAAAGGAATCACTATCCAAAAAGGTAATATGGACCCACTAAATGAAAGAAAAGAAGATAATAAAGTAGATGCAATCGCAGGTGCTACCATCACCGGAAACGGTGTCACTGCTATGTTATATAGCACGCTTGAAATGTATTCACCTTATTTACTAGAACTAGCAAATCAAAATTAA
- a CDS encoding NADH:ubiquinone reductase (Na(+)-transporting) subunit D, producing the protein MALSKKNKELIINPLNDNNPITVQVLGICSALAITAQLKAAIVMALSVMFVLAMGNVVISLMRNIIPSKIRIIVQLIVVAALVIIVDQVLKAFSYELSKQLSVFVGLIITNCIIMGRFEAFALGNGPWDSFLDGIGNAAGYGLILVIVGAIRELLGSGTLLGIQILGDPIQKTGLYSIGYENNGFMLLSPMALITLGIIIWVQRSRNKKLIEDAH; encoded by the coding sequence ATGGCACTTTCAAAAAAGAATAAAGAATTAATTATAAATCCGCTAAATGATAATAACCCAATCACCGTGCAGGTATTAGGGATTTGTTCGGCATTGGCAATTACAGCACAATTAAAAGCAGCCATAGTTATGGCACTTTCTGTAATGTTCGTTCTAGCAATGGGGAATGTAGTGATTTCGCTTATGCGAAACATAATTCCAAGTAAAATTAGAATTATCGTACAATTGATCGTAGTTGCGGCGTTGGTAATTATCGTAGACCAAGTGCTAAAAGCATTCTCTTATGAATTAAGTAAGCAGCTTTCAGTATTCGTAGGTTTGATTATTACAAACTGTATCATCATGGGACGCTTTGAGGCGTTTGCTTTAGGAAACGGCCCTTGGGATTCATTCCTAGATGGTATTGGGAATGCAGCAGGTTATGGTTTAATTTTGGTGATTGTAGGGGCAATCAGAGAGCTTTTAGGCTCTGGAACTTTATTGGGAATTCAAATCTTAGGAGACCCAATCCAAAAGACAGGGCTTTACAGCATAGGCTATGAGAACAACGGATTTATGCTCCTTTCGCCTATGGCACTCATTACCCTAGGAATCATCATTTGGGTTCAAAGAAGCAGAAACAAAAAATTAATTGAGGACGCACATTAA
- the nqrE gene encoding NADH:ubiquinone reductase (Na(+)-transporting) subunit E, whose protein sequence is MLEHIELFFKSIFVDNMVFATFLGMCSYLAVSKKVSTAVGLGAAVIFVMAITVPVNWLLDQYILQDGALQWLGPEFADVNLSFLSFILFIATIATMVQLVEIIVEKFAPALYNSLGIFLPLIAVNCAILGGSLFMQSREIPTIGLALNYGISSGIGWFLAIVAIAAIREKIRYSHVPAPLRGLGITFITTGLMAIGFMSFGGMLTGNEEKEATAEASQAVEQVISQDEQAQTNAPVDNTNTNRE, encoded by the coding sequence ATGTTAGAACATATAGAATTATTTTTTAAATCAATCTTCGTGGACAATATGGTGTTCGCGACTTTCTTAGGAATGTGCTCGTACCTTGCCGTTTCTAAAAAAGTATCTACAGCCGTAGGCTTGGGAGCTGCCGTAATCTTCGTAATGGCGATTACAGTTCCTGTAAACTGGTTGTTAGATCAATACATCTTGCAAGATGGAGCTTTGCAATGGCTAGGGCCAGAGTTCGCTGATGTGAATTTGAGTTTCTTGTCATTTATCTTATTCATCGCTACCATCGCTACCATGGTACAGTTGGTAGAGATTATTGTAGAGAAATTTGCCCCAGCTTTATACAACTCATTAGGGATTTTCTTGCCACTTATCGCAGTAAACTGTGCGATTTTAGGAGGTTCATTATTTATGCAATCAAGAGAAATCCCTACAATTGGTTTAGCCTTAAACTATGGAATCAGTTCAGGTATCGGTTGGTTTTTAGCCATTGTAGCCATTGCTGCAATTAGAGAAAAAATCAGATATTCGCATGTGCCTGCTCCATTAAGAGGCTTAGGCATCACATTCATCACCACAGGGCTTATGGCCATTGGCTTTATGAGCTTTGGCGGTATGCTCACTGGTAACGAGGAGAAAGAAGCCACCGCAGAAGCTAGCCAAGCTGTGGAACAAGTGATTTCGCAAGATGAGCAAGCACAGACTAATGCCCCCGTAGATAATACTAACACTAATAGAGAATAA
- the nqrF gene encoding NADH:ubiquinone reductase (Na(+)-transporting) subunit F: MITTILAAVVAFLVLILILVSILLFTKEKLAPSGPVKITINNDETIEVPSGGSLLTTLGNAGIFLPSACGGGGSCLQCECHVDQGGGEALPTETPHFTRKELLNGARLACQVKVKQDMKIRVPEEVFGIKKFNAKVVRNYNVASFIKEFVVEIPEEMNYKAGGYIQIEVPKCVVKYEDIDITAHPQDHPGEPMKFKQEWDKFKLWPLVMKNDEQVERAYSMASYPAEGREIMLNVRIATPPFDRAKGGWMDVNPGVASSYIFSLKPGDPCVISGPYGEFFINEDSDSEMIYIGGGAGMAPMRSHLYQLFHTLKTNRKVSYWYGGRSKRELFYIHYFRALEEKFPNFKFYIVLSEPLPEDNWKEKKDINDTEGDGFVGFVHQALIDNYLKDHEAPEDIEYYFCGPPMMNKAVVKMCEDFGVPRENVRFDDFGG, translated from the coding sequence ATGATTACAACAATATTGGCAGCCGTTGTCGCTTTTTTAGTATTGATACTAATACTCGTAAGCATTCTATTATTTACGAAAGAAAAACTAGCGCCATCTGGTCCCGTAAAAATTACGATTAATAACGATGAAACGATAGAAGTCCCCTCAGGAGGCTCATTATTAACCACGCTGGGCAATGCCGGAATCTTCCTCCCATCAGCTTGCGGAGGCGGTGGCTCGTGCCTACAATGCGAGTGCCATGTAGACCAAGGTGGTGGAGAAGCATTACCTACCGAAACACCTCACTTTACAAGAAAAGAATTATTAAACGGAGCTCGTTTAGCATGTCAAGTTAAAGTAAAACAAGACATGAAAATCCGTGTGCCAGAAGAAGTATTTGGTATCAAGAAATTCAATGCTAAAGTGGTTCGTAACTATAATGTGGCTTCATTCATCAAAGAATTCGTTGTAGAAATTCCAGAAGAAATGAACTACAAAGCAGGAGGGTACATTCAGATTGAAGTTCCTAAATGTGTTGTAAAATACGAAGACATCGATATCACAGCTCATCCACAAGATCACCCAGGAGAGCCTATGAAATTCAAACAAGAGTGGGATAAATTCAAACTTTGGCCACTTGTAATGAAAAACGATGAGCAAGTAGAAAGAGCTTACTCAATGGCTTCTTACCCTGCAGAAGGTAGAGAAATCATGTTGAATGTGCGTATCGCAACTCCACCGTTTGATAGAGCCAAAGGTGGCTGGATGGATGTAAATCCAGGGGTAGCATCTTCATACATCTTCTCACTTAAACCAGGTGACCCATGTGTGATTTCAGGACCTTATGGTGAATTCTTCATCAACGAAGATTCTGATTCAGAAATGATTTATATCGGTGGTGGTGCAGGTATGGCGCCTATGCGTTCTCACTTATATCAATTATTCCACACGCTTAAAACAAATCGTAAAGTATCTTACTGGTACGGAGGCCGTTCTAAAAGAGAATTATTCTACATTCACTACTTTAGAGCATTGGAAGAAAAATTCCCTAACTTTAAATTCTACATCGTTTTGTCTGAGCCACTTCCAGAAGACAATTGGAAAGAGAAAAAAGACATCAACGATACAGAAGGAGATGGTTTCGTAGGATTCGTTCACCAAGCTTTGATCGACAATTATTTGAAAGATCACGAAGCACCAGAAGATATCGAATACTATTTCTGTGGACCACCAATGATGAACAAAGCCGTTGTAAAAATGTGCGAAGACTTTGGTGTACCAAGAGAGAATGTTCGTTTCGACGACTTCGGTGGATAA
- a CDS encoding endonuclease/exonuclease/phosphatase family protein, with translation MKTKLSFLAFFFVLILNAQTFEVMSYNIRYANPNDKENYWNHRKDDFSTLLNYYQPSIFSFQEVLRTQLLDIQKMLPNYDFVGVGREDGKTKGEYAPIFYNKKIWKKLKFGTFWLSQTPEKVSIGWDAALERICTFAELQNIKNGKKLWVFNVHFDHQGEKARLESAKLIQSKIKAMVPKGQAFILTGDFNLDANEAPILYLQKHYSDTFLHSNTPHYGPKGTFNAWKLDALLETRIDYIFAQNLKIIKHRHIADKRASGLWFSDHLPVLAQLSF, from the coding sequence ATGAAAACAAAATTATCATTTTTAGCGTTTTTCTTTGTTTTAATCTTGAATGCGCAAACTTTTGAAGTGATGAGCTACAACATCCGTTATGCCAATCCCAATGACAAAGAAAACTATTGGAACCACCGAAAAGATGATTTCTCTACTTTGCTGAATTATTACCAGCCATCTATTTTTAGTTTTCAGGAAGTATTGCGTACTCAACTTTTAGACATTCAAAAAATGTTACCGAATTATGATTTTGTGGGCGTGGGGCGAGAAGATGGCAAAACCAAAGGAGAATATGCCCCCATTTTTTACAATAAAAAAATCTGGAAAAAATTAAAATTTGGCACATTTTGGTTATCACAAACGCCCGAAAAAGTTTCGATAGGCTGGGATGCAGCCCTTGAGCGTATTTGTACTTTTGCCGAACTTCAGAATATCAAAAATGGTAAAAAGCTTTGGGTGTTCAATGTGCATTTTGATCATCAGGGCGAAAAAGCCCGTTTGGAATCAGCCAAATTAATTCAATCCAAAATCAAAGCCATGGTTCCCAAAGGGCAAGCTTTTATCCTCACGGGTGATTTTAATTTAGATGCCAACGAAGCTCCTATTTTATATCTACAAAAACACTATTCAGACACATTTTTGCACAGCAATACACCGCATTATGGTCCCAAAGGCACATTCAATGCTTGGAAATTGGACGCTCTGCTAGAAACCCGAATCGACTATATTTTTGCGCAAAATCTAAAAATTATAAAACACCGCCATATTGCCGATAAGCGTGCCAGTGGATTGTGGTTTTCCGATCATTTGCCCGTTTTGGCGCAATTAAGTTTTTAG
- a CDS encoding class I SAM-dependent RNA methyltransferase encodes MENFKMQAKTFYGFEKILAKEIIELGGANVKIKNRLVEFEGDNGFMYKANYSLRTAVRILKPIERFKAKNENELYRAVKDFAWEKIFHENQTFRIDFTVNSPNFKHSQFAALKVKDAIVDRFRDLTGKRPSVEKNTPDIVINLHISHTTVTLSLDSSGEALFKRGYRQETGAAPMNEVMAAGLLKMAGWDGKGNFLDPMCGSGTLLIEAAMIAMNIPPQLHRPHFSFENWQDFDADLFQKIKQTRIDRIQEFHGEIIGYDINMLMIKVAEKNIQAADLQDFITVKQVNFFQTKKEHFPLLIVFNPPYGERLEVKTEDFYRKIGDTLKNNYPNTFAWFITSDVESAKDTGLWYTEKIKLYNGKIETEFVKYEIYDKAKDDEGN; translated from the coding sequence ATGGAAAATTTTAAAATGCAAGCAAAAACCTTTTATGGGTTTGAGAAGATTTTAGCTAAAGAAATCATCGAATTGGGCGGTGCCAATGTCAAAATTAAAAACCGATTGGTGGAGTTTGAAGGCGATAATGGATTTATGTACAAAGCCAATTATAGCTTAAGAACGGCGGTGCGTATCCTTAAACCCATCGAGCGTTTCAAGGCTAAAAATGAGAACGAACTTTATCGTGCGGTAAAGGACTTTGCATGGGAGAAAATTTTTCATGAAAACCAAACATTTAGAATTGATTTTACGGTCAATTCACCCAACTTCAAGCACTCTCAATTTGCGGCACTTAAAGTGAAAGATGCCATTGTAGATAGATTTAGAGATTTAACGGGCAAGCGTCCGAGTGTGGAGAAAAACACGCCAGATATTGTGATCAATTTGCACATTAGTCACACCACGGTTACGCTTTCGCTCGATAGTAGTGGAGAAGCATTGTTCAAGCGAGGCTATCGCCAAGAAACGGGGGCTGCACCAATGAACGAAGTAATGGCGGCGGGCTTGCTTAAAATGGCAGGTTGGGACGGAAAAGGAAATTTTCTAGATCCCATGTGTGGCTCGGGAACCTTGCTGATTGAAGCAGCAATGATTGCGATGAATATCCCGCCACAATTGCATCGTCCGCATTTTTCGTTTGAAAATTGGCAAGATTTTGATGCCGATTTATTCCAAAAAATCAAACAAACTAGAATTGATAGAATTCAGGAATTTCATGGCGAAATCATAGGCTACGACATCAATATGTTGATGATTAAAGTGGCCGAAAAAAACATTCAAGCGGCGGATTTGCAAGATTTTATCACCGTGAAACAGGTGAATTTCTTCCAAACCAAAAAAGAACATTTCCCACTTTTAATTGTATTTAACCCGCCATATGGCGAAAGACTGGAAGTGAAAACCGAAGATTTTTACAGAAAAATAGGCGACACGCTTAAAAATAATTATCCAAACACTTTTGCATGGTTCATCACATCAGATGTAGAATCAGCCAAGGACACAGGCTTGTGGTACACCGAGAAAATTAAGCTCTATAACGGAAAAATCGAAACCGAATTTGTGAAATACGAGATTTACGACAAGGCAAAAGATGATGAAGGAAATTAA